The following are encoded together in the Ooceraea biroi isolate clonal line C1 chromosome 2, Obir_v5.4, whole genome shotgun sequence genome:
- the LOC105282921 gene encoding protein son of sevenless isoform X1: MFSPPASTASSEPSGYDFQKEENAAKWKGVFVNSLPKVLEQVHPTLEARQDALDYMESLILRILAMLCDEPAPQTAQDVEERVRQTFPTPIDRSAVRDAKDALEKGKKKSPLVLPVDKIHQLLQKEVLKQHKFDSQVSLFITGVLEHVAADIFKITGNYVKNIRHVKISCEDVKVAMYADKRALMDMFYQNDCTKTPQSTLGAVVSQTYEESVRDLIHDERHYIRDLHMIIKVFREEIAKLAKDKSELETLFSNILDIYEVTVTLLGSLEDIMEITEEKQTPTVGSCFEELAEAAEFDVYIKYARDINSSASREVLTKLLSRPEANAALRAAGHGFKEAVQYYLPKLLLTPIWHCFLYFDYIKVLHKRTPNVEDGETLEQVQGLLRPLQMELQSVVNLPKKDAGLRMPSRARRQAALEKTSELLKTVEGWDHHRDIGQCCNEFIREDMLGKMTGTRKVTERKALLFDGLLLLCKPASGKRASVTAAAVAVGGGGHQTQGEGLRLKEKFFIRKVDIIDREDTFDVKHLFEIAPRDHPNVVLVAKTIEEKNSWMADLVMLNTKSMLDRTLDSILLDEERKHPLRLPLPELYKFAEQDSPENIVLEAKENSGVPLIKGATLIKLVERLTYHIYADPAFLRTFLTTYRSFCSPQELLTLLIERFDIPDPSLVYGEEEKPAVCKTTSREDWKRYRKKFCQPVQFRVLNVLRHWVDHHFYDFERDRSLLERLQLFLDTVNGKSMRKWVDSVLKIVQRKCEPSEQRPITFSFERSPPPIEWHLKVPEEEYGILTLHPIELARQLTLLEFDLYRTVKPSELVGSVWTKKDKEKTSPNLLKMIKHTTNFTRWLEKEILEAENFEERVAIVSRAIEIMIVLQDLNNFNGVLAIVSAMGSASVFRLKFTFQQISAKAIRLEKALEEARELNSDHFRRYQEKLRSINPPCVPFFGMYLTNILHIEEGNPDYLPASPELINFSKRRKVAEITGEIQQYQNQPYCLSGEPKIRQFIENLCPFDPNMKDADISNYLYNKSLEIEPRGCRQPPRFPRKWPELNLKSPGIKARSLSGRLPTPLHAVTSSIRLHDPPVEAPAPTELPETPPHGSQIGVPHTGDHSVFAPVLLGNVPPPGSPSPPSISWLSITSSNNSPQMGSPGHFPSTHQQHTCFGFNSSTMSLTSSIAGLSLSSGSPSAMATPPSPGNVPPSQPPPLPPRSRRRESSFSESSQQMRQAPNAPILPPRDDISPPPLPPRREAPRFPPTLNASTSALLARRNSTLESTCCTVVHPSRRHMSLNGPSPTKHPPAQPNGSVTPRLPPKPLPGRPPTTMFNFNAPPGPS, from the exons GAAGTATTAAAGCAACATAAATTCGACTCGCAAGTTAGTTTGTTCATAACTGGAGTTTTGGAACACGTTGCTGCTGACATCTTCAAG ATAACTGGAAATTACGTGAAGAACATTCGACACGTAAAGATTTCGTGCGAGGATGTAAAGGTCGCGATGTACGCGGATAAG AGG GCATTGATGGATATGTTTTATCAAAATGATTGCACGAAGACTCCACAGAGTACCTTGGGCGCAGTCGTTTCACAGACCTACGAAGAATCTGTTCGAGATCTCATTCACGACGAACGACATTACATTCGTGACCTACACATGATCATCAAG GTATTTCGTGAAGAAATTGCGAAATTGGCGAAAGATAAGAGCGAGCTCGAGACACTCTTCAGTAATATTCTAGATATTTATGAAGTTACCGTGACATTACTCGGCAGTTTAGAGGATATAATGGAAATTACGGAAGAGAAGCAAACGCCCACTGTCGGTTCATGTTTTGAGGAATTGGCGGAGGCAGCAGAATTTGATgtttatataaa GTATGCGAGAGACATTAACAGCTCGGCTAGTCGAGAAGTTTTAACAAAGCTATTGTCGAGGCCGGAAGCTAACGCGGCCCTACGAGCAGCGGGACACGGTTTCAAAGAAGCTGTCCAATATTATTTGCCAAAACTCTTGTTGACTCCTATATGGCATTGCTTCCtatattttgattacataaag GTTTTACACAAGCGAACGCCTAATGTAGAAGATGGTGAAACTCTGGAACAAGTGCAAGGCTTGTTAAGACCACTACAGATGGAATTGCAGTCTGTGGTTAATCTTCCGAAGAAGGATGCTGGCTTGCGAATGCCAAGCAGAGCCAGGAGACAGGCGGCACTGGAGAAAACCAGTGAATTATTAAAGACCGTGGAAGGCTGGGATCATCATCGAGATATCGGGCAATGTTGCAATGAGTTTATCAGag AGGACATGTTGGGCAAAATGACTGGAACGCGAAAAGTAACCGAGAGAAAGGCCCTGTTATTCGATGGCTTGCTGTTATTGTGTAAACCGGCTAGCGGTAAGAGGGCTAGCGTTACCGCCGCAGCGGTTGCGGTCGGTGGAGGTGGACATCAAACGCAAGGCGAAGGACTGCGCTTGaaggaaaaattttttattagaaaagtcGATATTATTGACAGAGAGGATACTTTTG ATGTAAAGCACTTGTTTGAGATTGCACCGAGGGACCACCCTAACGTTGTTCTCGTTGCCAAGACTATCGAGGAGAAGAATAGCTGGATGGCAGATCTCGTAATGTTGAATACAAAGAGTATGTTAGACAGGACGCTAGATAGCATCCTTTTGGACGAAGAAAGGAAGCATCCACTAAGGCTACCTCTGCCTGAATTGTATAAATTTGCCGAGCAGGACAGCCCGGAAAATATCGTTCTCGAGGCGAAGGAGAACAGTGGCGTTCCGCTCATTAAGGGTGCAACCTTGATAAAGCTAGTGGAGAGATTAACTTATCACATATACGCTGATCCCGCTTTCTTAAGAACATTCCTTACCACTTACAG GAGCTTTTGCTCGCCCCAAGAATTACTGACGTTGCTGATAGAAAGATTTGACATACCAGACCCCTCATTGGTCTACGGCGAGGAGGAAAAACCTGCCGTGTGTAAAACGACATCGAGAGAGGATTGGAAGAGATATAGGAAAAAATTCTGTCAGCCGGTGCAGTTTAGAGTTCTAAATGTTTTGAGGCACTGG GTGGATCATCATTTTTACGATTTCGAACGTGATAGGAGCCTTTTGGAAAGATTGCAATTGTTTTTAGATACGGTTAATGGCAAGTCTATGCGGAAATGGGTCGATtcagtattaaaaattgtacaaagAAAATGCGAACCGTCGGAACAACGACCTATCACATTTAGCTTTGAGCGATCTCCTCCGCCAATTGAGTGGCATCTTAAAGTTCCTGAGGAAGAATATGGAATACTTACA TTACATCCTATCGAACTAGCGAGGCAATTAACATTGTTGGAGTTCGATCTGTATCGAACAGTAAAGCCCTCCGAATTAGTCGGGTCCGTATGGACGAAAAAGGACAAAGAGAAAACGTCGCCGAATTTGTTGAAAATGATCAAGCATACGACAAAT TTTACGAGATGGTTGGAAAAGGAGATATTGGAAGCCGAAAATTTCGAGGAGAGAGTAGCCATcgtgtcgcgcgcgatcgaaatAATGATAGTGCTGCAAGATCTCAACAATTTTAACGGCGTGTTAGCAATCGTCAGTGCTATGGGATCGGCTTCAGTTTTCAGGCTAAAATTTACTTTCCAA CAAATATCAGCAAAGGCAATCAGATTAGAAAAGGCGTTGGAAGAAGCACGAGAGCTTAATAGCGATCATTTTCGGCGATATCAAGAAAAGTTAAGGTCCATCAATCCACCTTGCGTACCTTTCTTCG GTATGTACTTGACCAATATTCTGCACATTGAAGAGGGCAATCCAGACTACTTGCCAGCCAGTCCTGAGCtcattaattttagtaaacGGCGAAAAGTGGCGGAAATAACTGGCGAAATTCAGCAGTACCAAAATCAACCTTACTGTCTTTCAGGGGAGCCTAAAATAAGACAATTTATCGAAAATCTGTGTCCTTTCGATCCTAATATGAAAGATGCGGATATAAgcaattatttgtataataaaagtttagaaaTCGAGCCAAGGGGATGCAGGCAACCTCCGCGATTT CCACGTAAGTGGCCAGAGCTAAACTTGAAGTCACCGGGAATCAAAGCCAGAAGCCTCAGTGGAAGATTGCCAACTCCGTTGCACGCGGTAACGTCGAGTATAAGGTTGCACGATCCTCCAGTGGAAGCGCCGGCCCCTACCGAATTACCGGAAACACCGCCGCACGGCTCGCAGATCGGAGTTCCGCATACAGGAGATCACAGCGTTTTCGCACCCGTTTTATTAG GAAATGTGCCACCTCCGGGATCACCTAGTCCACCCAGCATATCATGGCTTTCGATCACTTCGTCGAACAACAGCCCTCAAATGGGATCACCGGGTCATTTTCCTTCAACGCACCAACAACATACCTGCTTTGGTTTCAATTCCAGCACTATGAGCTTAACGAGTTCTATAGCAGGTTTATCGTTGTCAAGTGGAAGCCCTAGTGCAATGGCAACGCCACCGTCTCCCGGTAATGTACCTCCTAGCCAACCGCCACCTCTACCGCCTAGATCTCGAAGACGTGAGAGTTCGTTTAGCGAATCATCGCAACAA ATGAGACAAGCGCCAAACGCACCAATTCTTCCCCCGAGAGACGATatctcgccgccgccgttacCGCCGCGAAGGGAGGCACCGCGATTTCCTCCGACTTTAAACGCAAGCACTTCAGCATTATTGGCACGTCGAAATTCCACATTAGAAAGTACATGTTGTACCGTCGTTCATCCGTCACGGAGACACATGTCTCTCAATGGCCCTAGCCCCACGAAACATCCACCAGCGCAGCCTAATG GATCAGTGACACCGAGGTTACCGCCCAAGCCTTTACCAGGACGTCCACCCACTACCATGTTTAACTTCAACGCTCCCCCCGGACCTAGTTGA
- the LOC105282921 gene encoding protein son of sevenless isoform X2, whose translation MFSPPASTASSEPSGYDFQKEENAAKWKGVFVNSLPKVLEQVHPTLEARQDALDYMESLILRILAMLCDEPAPQTAQDVEERVRQTFPTPIDRSAVRDAKDALEKGKKKSPLVLPVDKIHQLLQKEVLKQHKFDSQVSLFITGVLEHVAADIFKITGNYVKNIRHVKISCEDVKVAMYADKALMDMFYQNDCTKTPQSTLGAVVSQTYEESVRDLIHDERHYIRDLHMIIKVFREEIAKLAKDKSELETLFSNILDIYEVTVTLLGSLEDIMEITEEKQTPTVGSCFEELAEAAEFDVYIKYARDINSSASREVLTKLLSRPEANAALRAAGHGFKEAVQYYLPKLLLTPIWHCFLYFDYIKVLHKRTPNVEDGETLEQVQGLLRPLQMELQSVVNLPKKDAGLRMPSRARRQAALEKTSELLKTVEGWDHHRDIGQCCNEFIREDMLGKMTGTRKVTERKALLFDGLLLLCKPASGKRASVTAAAVAVGGGGHQTQGEGLRLKEKFFIRKVDIIDREDTFDVKHLFEIAPRDHPNVVLVAKTIEEKNSWMADLVMLNTKSMLDRTLDSILLDEERKHPLRLPLPELYKFAEQDSPENIVLEAKENSGVPLIKGATLIKLVERLTYHIYADPAFLRTFLTTYRSFCSPQELLTLLIERFDIPDPSLVYGEEEKPAVCKTTSREDWKRYRKKFCQPVQFRVLNVLRHWVDHHFYDFERDRSLLERLQLFLDTVNGKSMRKWVDSVLKIVQRKCEPSEQRPITFSFERSPPPIEWHLKVPEEEYGILTLHPIELARQLTLLEFDLYRTVKPSELVGSVWTKKDKEKTSPNLLKMIKHTTNFTRWLEKEILEAENFEERVAIVSRAIEIMIVLQDLNNFNGVLAIVSAMGSASVFRLKFTFQQISAKAIRLEKALEEARELNSDHFRRYQEKLRSINPPCVPFFGMYLTNILHIEEGNPDYLPASPELINFSKRRKVAEITGEIQQYQNQPYCLSGEPKIRQFIENLCPFDPNMKDADISNYLYNKSLEIEPRGCRQPPRFPRKWPELNLKSPGIKARSLSGRLPTPLHAVTSSIRLHDPPVEAPAPTELPETPPHGSQIGVPHTGDHSVFAPVLLGNVPPPGSPSPPSISWLSITSSNNSPQMGSPGHFPSTHQQHTCFGFNSSTMSLTSSIAGLSLSSGSPSAMATPPSPGNVPPSQPPPLPPRSRRRESSFSESSQQMRQAPNAPILPPRDDISPPPLPPRREAPRFPPTLNASTSALLARRNSTLESTCCTVVHPSRRHMSLNGPSPTKHPPAQPNGSVTPRLPPKPLPGRPPTTMFNFNAPPGPS comes from the exons GAAGTATTAAAGCAACATAAATTCGACTCGCAAGTTAGTTTGTTCATAACTGGAGTTTTGGAACACGTTGCTGCTGACATCTTCAAG ATAACTGGAAATTACGTGAAGAACATTCGACACGTAAAGATTTCGTGCGAGGATGTAAAGGTCGCGATGTACGCGGATAAG GCATTGATGGATATGTTTTATCAAAATGATTGCACGAAGACTCCACAGAGTACCTTGGGCGCAGTCGTTTCACAGACCTACGAAGAATCTGTTCGAGATCTCATTCACGACGAACGACATTACATTCGTGACCTACACATGATCATCAAG GTATTTCGTGAAGAAATTGCGAAATTGGCGAAAGATAAGAGCGAGCTCGAGACACTCTTCAGTAATATTCTAGATATTTATGAAGTTACCGTGACATTACTCGGCAGTTTAGAGGATATAATGGAAATTACGGAAGAGAAGCAAACGCCCACTGTCGGTTCATGTTTTGAGGAATTGGCGGAGGCAGCAGAATTTGATgtttatataaa GTATGCGAGAGACATTAACAGCTCGGCTAGTCGAGAAGTTTTAACAAAGCTATTGTCGAGGCCGGAAGCTAACGCGGCCCTACGAGCAGCGGGACACGGTTTCAAAGAAGCTGTCCAATATTATTTGCCAAAACTCTTGTTGACTCCTATATGGCATTGCTTCCtatattttgattacataaag GTTTTACACAAGCGAACGCCTAATGTAGAAGATGGTGAAACTCTGGAACAAGTGCAAGGCTTGTTAAGACCACTACAGATGGAATTGCAGTCTGTGGTTAATCTTCCGAAGAAGGATGCTGGCTTGCGAATGCCAAGCAGAGCCAGGAGACAGGCGGCACTGGAGAAAACCAGTGAATTATTAAAGACCGTGGAAGGCTGGGATCATCATCGAGATATCGGGCAATGTTGCAATGAGTTTATCAGag AGGACATGTTGGGCAAAATGACTGGAACGCGAAAAGTAACCGAGAGAAAGGCCCTGTTATTCGATGGCTTGCTGTTATTGTGTAAACCGGCTAGCGGTAAGAGGGCTAGCGTTACCGCCGCAGCGGTTGCGGTCGGTGGAGGTGGACATCAAACGCAAGGCGAAGGACTGCGCTTGaaggaaaaattttttattagaaaagtcGATATTATTGACAGAGAGGATACTTTTG ATGTAAAGCACTTGTTTGAGATTGCACCGAGGGACCACCCTAACGTTGTTCTCGTTGCCAAGACTATCGAGGAGAAGAATAGCTGGATGGCAGATCTCGTAATGTTGAATACAAAGAGTATGTTAGACAGGACGCTAGATAGCATCCTTTTGGACGAAGAAAGGAAGCATCCACTAAGGCTACCTCTGCCTGAATTGTATAAATTTGCCGAGCAGGACAGCCCGGAAAATATCGTTCTCGAGGCGAAGGAGAACAGTGGCGTTCCGCTCATTAAGGGTGCAACCTTGATAAAGCTAGTGGAGAGATTAACTTATCACATATACGCTGATCCCGCTTTCTTAAGAACATTCCTTACCACTTACAG GAGCTTTTGCTCGCCCCAAGAATTACTGACGTTGCTGATAGAAAGATTTGACATACCAGACCCCTCATTGGTCTACGGCGAGGAGGAAAAACCTGCCGTGTGTAAAACGACATCGAGAGAGGATTGGAAGAGATATAGGAAAAAATTCTGTCAGCCGGTGCAGTTTAGAGTTCTAAATGTTTTGAGGCACTGG GTGGATCATCATTTTTACGATTTCGAACGTGATAGGAGCCTTTTGGAAAGATTGCAATTGTTTTTAGATACGGTTAATGGCAAGTCTATGCGGAAATGGGTCGATtcagtattaaaaattgtacaaagAAAATGCGAACCGTCGGAACAACGACCTATCACATTTAGCTTTGAGCGATCTCCTCCGCCAATTGAGTGGCATCTTAAAGTTCCTGAGGAAGAATATGGAATACTTACA TTACATCCTATCGAACTAGCGAGGCAATTAACATTGTTGGAGTTCGATCTGTATCGAACAGTAAAGCCCTCCGAATTAGTCGGGTCCGTATGGACGAAAAAGGACAAAGAGAAAACGTCGCCGAATTTGTTGAAAATGATCAAGCATACGACAAAT TTTACGAGATGGTTGGAAAAGGAGATATTGGAAGCCGAAAATTTCGAGGAGAGAGTAGCCATcgtgtcgcgcgcgatcgaaatAATGATAGTGCTGCAAGATCTCAACAATTTTAACGGCGTGTTAGCAATCGTCAGTGCTATGGGATCGGCTTCAGTTTTCAGGCTAAAATTTACTTTCCAA CAAATATCAGCAAAGGCAATCAGATTAGAAAAGGCGTTGGAAGAAGCACGAGAGCTTAATAGCGATCATTTTCGGCGATATCAAGAAAAGTTAAGGTCCATCAATCCACCTTGCGTACCTTTCTTCG GTATGTACTTGACCAATATTCTGCACATTGAAGAGGGCAATCCAGACTACTTGCCAGCCAGTCCTGAGCtcattaattttagtaaacGGCGAAAAGTGGCGGAAATAACTGGCGAAATTCAGCAGTACCAAAATCAACCTTACTGTCTTTCAGGGGAGCCTAAAATAAGACAATTTATCGAAAATCTGTGTCCTTTCGATCCTAATATGAAAGATGCGGATATAAgcaattatttgtataataaaagtttagaaaTCGAGCCAAGGGGATGCAGGCAACCTCCGCGATTT CCACGTAAGTGGCCAGAGCTAAACTTGAAGTCACCGGGAATCAAAGCCAGAAGCCTCAGTGGAAGATTGCCAACTCCGTTGCACGCGGTAACGTCGAGTATAAGGTTGCACGATCCTCCAGTGGAAGCGCCGGCCCCTACCGAATTACCGGAAACACCGCCGCACGGCTCGCAGATCGGAGTTCCGCATACAGGAGATCACAGCGTTTTCGCACCCGTTTTATTAG GAAATGTGCCACCTCCGGGATCACCTAGTCCACCCAGCATATCATGGCTTTCGATCACTTCGTCGAACAACAGCCCTCAAATGGGATCACCGGGTCATTTTCCTTCAACGCACCAACAACATACCTGCTTTGGTTTCAATTCCAGCACTATGAGCTTAACGAGTTCTATAGCAGGTTTATCGTTGTCAAGTGGAAGCCCTAGTGCAATGGCAACGCCACCGTCTCCCGGTAATGTACCTCCTAGCCAACCGCCACCTCTACCGCCTAGATCTCGAAGACGTGAGAGTTCGTTTAGCGAATCATCGCAACAA ATGAGACAAGCGCCAAACGCACCAATTCTTCCCCCGAGAGACGATatctcgccgccgccgttacCGCCGCGAAGGGAGGCACCGCGATTTCCTCCGACTTTAAACGCAAGCACTTCAGCATTATTGGCACGTCGAAATTCCACATTAGAAAGTACATGTTGTACCGTCGTTCATCCGTCACGGAGACACATGTCTCTCAATGGCCCTAGCCCCACGAAACATCCACCAGCGCAGCCTAATG GATCAGTGACACCGAGGTTACCGCCCAAGCCTTTACCAGGACGTCCACCCACTACCATGTTTAACTTCAACGCTCCCCCCGGACCTAGTTGA